In Alkalihalobacillus sp. AL-G, the genomic stretch ACCATTTTGAAATTGGTTCAGGCATGAGTAGAAGATTAGAGGATTTGATTGATGAGTATAAAAAACTGACATCGCGTCCTTTTTCAATTTTAGAGCAGGTCCGGAAGGAAACTACTGAAATCAGGCTTGATTTAGTCCCGATACAAACCCTTGGATGGTGTCCTCACTATACGATCCAACAGTCTTTACAGGATATTCTATCTTATCAAAGATCCATCAATGCAAACTGAATTTTCTAAAATAAATAAATGAAGCGAGGTATGGAAAGGTGAACGGACTTGATCCAAAAATAAGTGTTATTATCCCTTTTTACAATTGTTCGTTCGTACATGAAGCTATCGAAAGTGTTCTTAATCAAACCTACAAAAACATTGAGATTATTGTTATTGATGATGGTTCAAAGATAAATACTGAAAGATTGAAACCTTACATGAACAAAGTCTCTTATTTTTATCAAGAGAATGGTGGTACGGCATCAGCTTTGAATCAAGGCATAAAACGATCGACTGGTGACTTCATTGCATGGTTAAGCTCTGATGATGTTTTTTTACCGGAAAAACTAGAAAAACAAGTAGATTTTATGATAAAAAGCAACTCGGATCTCGTTTATACAAATTTCTCTTTAATCAATGCAAGAAGTGAGATCATAAGAGAAAATGTCGGATTGATCCTTCATGACCGGGTACGTTTTTTGAAACAATTGCAAAAAAGCTGCCCGATTAATGGGAGTACAATACTTGTAAAAAAGGAAATCATCCCTCAAGTCGGGTGGTTTGATAGTGAATTAAAATATACTCAGGATTATGATATGTGGATTCGGATATCTGCTAAGTTCAAGGTAAGCGTCTTGGATGAAACCGTATTACATTATAGAATTCATGACAATATGGGCTCTAAACGTTTTACAGAGGACCAGTGGAAAGAAATTAAATT encodes the following:
- a CDS encoding glycosyltransferase — its product is MNGLDPKISVIIPFYNCSFVHEAIESVLNQTYKNIEIIVIDDGSKINTERLKPYMNKVSYFYQENGGTASALNQGIKRSTGDFIAWLSSDDVFLPEKLEKQVDFMIKSNSDLVYTNFSLINARSEIIRENVGLILHDRVRFLKQLQKSCPINGSTILVKKEIIPQVGWFDSELKYTQDYDMWIRISAKFKVSVLDETVLHYRIHDNMGSKRFTEDQWKEIKLVQEKYQGMLSRLIHIEEKGLRSKSNDKKV